Proteins from a genomic interval of Chitinophagales bacterium:
- a CDS encoding ATP-binding protein yields MKLFYFLLIGLVGLLNIPTINASTDSLQVLLDTLSDEKQRMEVMMQLGMQLKEDSPNQALVYYNSALILAEKQVNDSLAFQIHIRIGKLFEAEGKNNKAVTAYRKAAEIADNTNNSILQSIAYLHVGDTYSMLQKFDIAIIYFIKAKRIFENQNSQKQLGQTLKKIGESYQAQNRIDAAIQYNLLALDALASSKASEHFAETLENLGTLYFDNSEYTKSASYYNRSVRLFEQLKAEVDYGYLYQQLGEAQKLIGEHEAAGKSFKAAEEYAHLEQEKDAEVLKFKALEKKDADSISKSTAIDTVCEEDSIGIGEETYTGSDSSLSWTIPNLSNKPTITQTPINNTAKSNSNNAKNIAMWKTIVLGLGILALGILLGFLWCIRQYKRKWQELQKYMESKDEKLLQQNRDIKTLEKELQFFNQALYKGLQIPATDVKVNSNLLREKFNGSLDKEGTKYMTQIQKSANNLEGLLSAIFNFQQIKHYPLQLKEVNISRMAKTITAELKSRYPKREIRFWVQEDMIVQADEELVRLLLANLLHNALKFTQKNPIAIIEFGKKEHIFYVKDNGEGFNPQEAKVMFETFESLKHTKNFEQLTVSLLSMQTIVEKHAGTIWTVSQKEKGTTFFFTLDATPVKNEAKDFWNLSKSPHFKLML; encoded by the coding sequence ATGAAATTATTCTATTTTTTATTAATTGGACTTGTGGGCCTACTGAATATTCCCACAATCAATGCCTCTACTGATAGTTTACAGGTGCTATTAGATACACTCTCCGACGAAAAACAACGTATGGAAGTAATGATGCAATTAGGCATGCAATTGAAAGAAGACTCACCTAATCAGGCTCTTGTTTATTACAATTCAGCATTGATATTGGCGGAAAAGCAAGTCAATGATAGTCTGGCGTTTCAGATTCACATTCGCATAGGTAAACTATTTGAAGCAGAAGGAAAGAACAATAAAGCTGTGACTGCCTATCGAAAAGCGGCGGAAATAGCAGATAATACAAATAATTCAATACTTCAAAGCATTGCTTACCTTCATGTTGGAGATACTTATTCTATGCTCCAAAAGTTTGACATCGCAATCATATACTTCATCAAGGCAAAGCGGATTTTTGAAAACCAAAACTCTCAAAAGCAATTAGGACAAACATTAAAGAAGATAGGGGAGAGCTATCAAGCCCAAAATAGAATAGATGCAGCTATTCAGTATAATTTGTTGGCATTAGATGCTTTGGCTTCTTCAAAAGCAAGTGAGCATTTTGCAGAAACTTTGGAAAATTTAGGGACACTCTATTTTGACAATAGTGAATATACTAAATCGGCAAGCTACTACAATAGAAGTGTTCGACTTTTTGAGCAATTGAAGGCAGAAGTTGATTATGGCTATCTTTATCAACAACTTGGCGAAGCCCAAAAATTGATAGGAGAGCATGAGGCGGCAGGTAAAAGTTTTAAGGCAGCAGAAGAATATGCCCATTTAGAGCAAGAGAAAGATGCGGAAGTGTTGAAATTCAAAGCTTTAGAAAAAAAAGATGCGGACTCTATCTCAAAGAGTACAGCAATAGATACAGTTTGTGAAGAAGATTCAATTGGAATTGGAGAGGAAACCTATACTGGTTCAGATTCCTCTTTGTCATGGACAATTCCCAACCTCAGTAATAAACCAACGATTACACAGACTCCCATCAACAATACTGCTAAAAGCAACTCAAATAATGCCAAGAATATCGCTATGTGGAAAACGATTGTGTTGGGTTTGGGTATTTTAGCATTGGGAATTCTGTTAGGATTTTTGTGGTGTATTCGCCAATACAAAAGGAAATGGCAAGAACTGCAAAAGTATATGGAAAGTAAAGATGAAAAATTATTGCAGCAAAATCGGGACATAAAAACGCTGGAAAAGGAGCTTCAATTTTTCAACCAAGCACTCTACAAAGGACTGCAAATCCCTGCAACAGATGTAAAAGTCAATTCCAATCTGCTGCGGGAAAAATTCAACGGAAGTTTGGACAAAGAAGGAACAAAATACATGACTCAGATTCAAAAGTCTGCCAATAATTTGGAAGGCTTGTTGAGTGCCATCTTCAATTTTCAACAAATCAAACACTATCCACTGCAATTGAAGGAGGTAAACATCAGTCGGATGGCGAAAACGATTACCGCAGAACTCAAAAGCCGCTATCCCAAACGTGAAATCCGATTTTGGGTGCAAGAGGATATGATTGTTCAAGCCGATGAAGAATTGGTGCGGCTACTGCTCGCCAATTTGCTGCACAATGCCTTGAAATTCACACAAAAAAATCCGATAGCCATCATAGAGTTTGGCAAAAAGGAACACATTTTTTATGTCAAAGACAACGGCGAAGGTTTTAATCCTCAAGAAGCCAAAGTGATGTTTGAGACTTTTGAATCATTGAAACACACCAAAAACTTTGAGCAACTCACTGTCAGTCTGCTGAGTATGCAGACCATTGTAGAAAAACACGCAGGTACAATATGGACGGTTTCACAAAAAGAAAAAGGGACAACCTTCTTTTTTACCCTTGATGCAACGCCAGTTAAGAATGAAGCGAAAGATTTTTGGAATTTGTCGAAGTCACCTCATTTTAAGTTGATGCTGTAA
- the pyrF gene encoding orotidine-5'-phosphate decarboxylase, with product MNARTRLILQLFDAKVIEFGDFTLRSGIQTPFYVDLRRVASYPHILKEICLQLWETISLSHVQFDLLCGVPYAAVSYATVIGMQQNIPTIIKRKERKEYGSKKLIEGVFEEGQNCLVLEDTITSGISLVEAVADLEGEGLSVKDIAVVIDRQQGGSKTLERLGYKVHKLFSIEEIMDVLMQNGRINYPTFRNTMLFIEQNQVKIEDVNGTTSESMPMPYHERIEEAHHPVTKRLLQIINTKESNLICSADVTTKSELLALADTVGPHICCLKTHIDSINDFDTDLIEKLQQLAKKHQFLLFEDRKFGDIGSTLQKQYTSTHYAIHQWADLITVHVVGGAASIQALKDTGHFTNKGMVIIAQMSTKDTLTDSNYVKNATKIAEEHKDVVVGIVAQERLTNDLGILQFTPGIHLDVKSDQAGQVYNSPNVAFAERGTDVMIVGRGIYQADNPLEAAKTYQKAGWEAYNSNITVNF from the coding sequence GTGAACGCCAGAACCAGACTTATTTTACAACTTTTCGATGCAAAAGTTATTGAATTTGGAGATTTTACACTCCGTAGTGGTATCCAAACCCCTTTTTATGTTGATCTCCGAAGAGTCGCTTCCTATCCACATATCCTGAAAGAAATCTGTCTCCAATTGTGGGAAACCATTTCACTTTCCCATGTTCAGTTTGATTTATTGTGTGGAGTACCTTATGCAGCAGTCTCCTATGCTACAGTCATAGGAATGCAGCAAAATATTCCGACAATCATTAAACGCAAAGAACGAAAAGAATACGGTTCTAAAAAATTAATCGAAGGTGTTTTTGAAGAAGGCCAAAACTGTTTGGTATTGGAAGACACTATTACAAGTGGCATTAGCCTGGTCGAAGCTGTTGCTGATTTAGAGGGCGAAGGTTTATCGGTCAAAGATATTGCAGTAGTTATTGACCGCCAACAAGGAGGCTCAAAAACGCTAGAACGTTTGGGATATAAAGTGCATAAATTGTTTTCCATTGAAGAAATAATGGATGTATTGATGCAAAATGGACGTATCAATTATCCTACCTTCAGAAACACCATGCTTTTTATTGAGCAAAATCAGGTAAAAATCGAAGATGTCAATGGAACAACATCTGAATCAATGCCTATGCCATACCATGAACGCATCGAAGAAGCACATCATCCCGTCACCAAACGATTGCTTCAAATTATCAATACAAAAGAAAGCAATTTAATCTGTTCGGCAGATGTGACAACAAAGTCAGAATTATTAGCTTTAGCAGATACAGTAGGTCCTCATATTTGTTGCCTTAAAACACACATTGACAGCATAAATGATTTTGATACTGATTTGATAGAAAAACTCCAACAGCTTGCTAAAAAACATCAATTTCTACTTTTTGAAGACCGAAAATTTGGGGACATTGGCAGTACGCTTCAAAAACAATATACTTCAACTCATTATGCCATTCACCAATGGGCAGATTTAATCACAGTACACGTTGTAGGTGGTGCTGCAAGTATTCAAGCATTGAAGGATACAGGACATTTTACCAACAAAGGTATGGTTATCATTGCTCAAATGAGTACAAAAGATACTTTAACGGATTCAAATTACGTTAAAAATGCAACTAAAATTGCAGAAGAACACAAGGATGTAGTGGTTGGAATTGTAGCACAAGAACGTTTGACAAATGATTTGGGCATACTGCAATTTACGCCAGGTATCCATTTGGATGTCAAATCAGATCAAGCAGGACAAGTTTACAACAGTCCCAATGTTGCTTTTGCAGAAAGAGGAACAGATGTAATGATTGTAGGGCGGGGCATTTATCAAGCAGACAATCCCTTAGAGGCTGCAAAAACATACCAAAAAGCAGGCTGGGAGGCTTACAATTCCAACATTACGGTCAATTTTTAA
- a CDS encoding glutamine synthetase family protein, with the protein MKQKGLLTIPQLQKKVKKGKIETIVVAFTDHYGRLVGKRFDADFFLESAAKDGTHSCNYLLTTDMEMEPVAGYAFANWELGYGDFHLVPDLNTLRMATWLKKTAIVLCDVKNEKTHEYVVEAPRSILRKQVEAAKNMGFEGFAASELEYYLFENNYRQAFNQNYQDLQPVGWYLEDYHILQGTRTEPFNAAARRHLKNSGIPVENSKGEWGLGQHELNIQYAEILDMAGRHIIYKQCLKELADEMGISVTFMAKYHSDRAGSSCHIHLSLWQNGKNAFAGDTQFGPVQCSDIFRWFLGGWIEHVPDVMPFYAPTINSYKRYVDGSWAPTRLAWSYDNRTAGFRVVGSGQSLRIECRIPGADCNPYLAFAAALASGLDGIQNKIEPPQIFEGDIYAAKHLLRVPYTLEEAIEKMDTSVFAKTAFGEKVVKHYIHHFKNELSAYNQSVTDWERKRYFERI; encoded by the coding sequence ATGAAACAAAAAGGTCTTTTAACTATTCCTCAACTACAAAAGAAAGTAAAAAAAGGTAAAATAGAAACCATTGTAGTCGCATTTACCGACCATTATGGGCGACTTGTAGGCAAACGTTTTGACGCAGATTTCTTTTTGGAAAGTGCAGCAAAAGATGGCACACATAGCTGCAATTATTTGCTTACCACCGATATGGAGATGGAACCCGTTGCAGGATATGCCTTTGCCAACTGGGAACTGGGTTATGGTGATTTTCATCTTGTTCCCGACCTAAACACCTTACGTATGGCTACTTGGCTCAAAAAAACAGCGATTGTACTGTGTGATGTCAAAAACGAGAAAACACATGAATACGTTGTAGAAGCTCCTCGTTCCATTTTACGCAAACAAGTTGAAGCAGCCAAAAATATGGGCTTTGAAGGTTTTGCAGCCTCTGAACTAGAATATTACCTTTTTGAAAATAATTACCGTCAAGCCTTCAATCAAAATTACCAAGATCTTCAACCAGTAGGTTGGTACCTTGAAGACTACCACATACTGCAAGGCACTCGTACTGAACCCTTCAACGCTGCTGCCCGCCGACATTTGAAAAACTCGGGGATTCCTGTCGAAAACTCCAAAGGTGAATGGGGTTTGGGACAACACGAACTAAATATACAATACGCCGAAATTCTGGACATGGCAGGTCGGCATATCATCTACAAGCAATGTCTCAAAGAATTAGCAGACGAAATGGGTATATCAGTGACTTTCATGGCAAAATACCACAGCGATAGAGCAGGCTCAAGTTGTCATATTCATCTTAGTTTGTGGCAAAACGGAAAGAATGCTTTTGCAGGAGATACTCAATTTGGCCCTGTTCAATGCTCTGATATTTTTCGTTGGTTTTTAGGTGGTTGGATAGAGCATGTTCCAGACGTAATGCCTTTTTATGCTCCTACCATTAATTCTTACAAACGCTATGTAGATGGTTCTTGGGCGCCGACTCGTTTGGCATGGAGTTATGACAACCGCACTGCAGGGTTTAGAGTAGTTGGAAGTGGTCAAAGCCTTCGCATAGAATGTCGCATCCCAGGCGCAGACTGCAACCCCTACTTAGCTTTTGCAGCGGCTTTGGCTTCTGGATTGGATGGCATCCAAAACAAAATCGAACCACCTCAAATTTTTGAAGGTGATATTTATGCTGCCAAACATTTGCTCCGTGTTCCTTACACACTTGAAGAAGCTATTGAAAAAATGGATACTAGCGTTTTTGCAAAAACAGCTTTTGGTGAAAAAGTCGTAAAACATTATATTCATCACTTCAAAAACGAATTATCAGCTTATAATCAATCCGTAACAGATTGGGAACGGAAACGTTATTTTGAGCGAATCTGA
- the upp gene encoding uracil phosphoribosyltransferase, whose amino-acid sequence MVYNLSNQNPLVGDIVSEIRDVSIQADRMRFRRNLERLGEIFAYEVSKKLPSKMKSVQTPLGISECNVLDEQPVLATILRAGLPMHTGLLNMFDKADNAFISAYRKHHKSGKFTIKMEYVSCPDLEDRIVILSDPMLATGASIVLTLKQLFEFGNPSHIHIVVAIACTIGIDEIRKNFSSDKVTIWAAAIDDELTAKGYIVPGLGDAGDLSFGEKLQD is encoded by the coding sequence ATGGTGTATAATCTAAGTAATCAGAATCCTTTAGTTGGAGATATTGTATCAGAAATCCGAGATGTTTCTATTCAAGCTGATAGAATGAGGTTTAGAAGAAACTTAGAGCGTTTAGGAGAAATATTTGCTTATGAAGTTAGCAAAAAGCTGCCTTCTAAAATGAAATCTGTTCAAACTCCATTGGGTATTTCAGAATGTAATGTGCTAGATGAGCAACCAGTTTTAGCGACTATCCTTAGAGCAGGATTGCCAATGCATACAGGTTTATTAAATATGTTTGATAAAGCAGATAATGCTTTTATCTCTGCATATCGTAAACATCACAAAAGTGGTAAGTTTACGATTAAAATGGAATATGTGTCATGCCCTGATTTAGAAGATAGGATTGTTATTTTGTCAGATCCTATGTTAGCAACTGGTGCGTCTATAGTATTAACATTAAAGCAACTGTTTGAATTTGGTAATCCAAGTCATATACATATTGTAGTAGCAATTGCTTGTACAATAGGAATTGATGAAATAAGAAAAAACTTTTCTAGTGATAAAGTAACCATATGGGCAGCAGCCATTGACGATGAATTAACTGCAAAAGGTTATATTGTACCTGGATTAGGAGATGCAGGAGATTTGTCTTTTGGAGAGAAATTGCAAGATTAA
- a CDS encoding YitT family protein, whose protein sequence is MNPLFQRVIIETIKKRHKRRKENVDKKQLVREAQIFNVEITHFLQEVMLMGLGIVSAGFGLGGFLLPNSFIDGGVTGISLLTEEVTGISLSILLVVINLPFLMLGYRTIGRGFAVKSLVAIGCLALVVHFVHYPIVTSDKLLVAVFGGFFLGLGIGLAMRGGAVIDGTEVLAVFLSRKTGLSIGDVILVFNVIIFSFGAYIMSIETALYAILTYLAAAKTVDFVIDGVEEYIGVTIISRLNEKIRLAITEEMGRGCTIYQGKRGFAKAGENLQETNIIFTVITRLELAKLKTEIDKIDENAFIIMNSIKDTKGGMVKKRPLKK, encoded by the coding sequence ATGAACCCATTATTTCAAAGAGTAATTATTGAAACTATAAAGAAAAGACACAAAAGGAGAAAAGAAAATGTAGATAAAAAACAACTCGTCAGAGAAGCCCAAATTTTCAATGTTGAAATTACTCATTTTCTGCAAGAAGTTATGCTTATGGGTTTGGGAATTGTGTCTGCTGGCTTTGGTTTGGGTGGGTTTCTGTTACCCAATTCTTTTATTGATGGAGGTGTGACGGGAATTTCCTTGTTGACTGAGGAAGTGACGGGGATTTCTTTGTCGATTTTGTTGGTAGTTATCAACTTGCCTTTTTTGATGTTGGGATACCGCACTATCGGGAGAGGATTTGCAGTGAAGAGTTTGGTCGCCATTGGATGTTTGGCATTGGTCGTTCATTTTGTTCACTATCCCATTGTGACTTCTGATAAGCTATTGGTTGCTGTATTTGGAGGGTTTTTCTTGGGCTTAGGTATTGGATTGGCAATGCGTGGTGGAGCAGTTATTGATGGTACAGAAGTTTTGGCAGTTTTTCTGAGTCGTAAAACGGGTTTGAGTATTGGAGATGTTATTTTAGTATTCAATGTAATTATCTTTTCTTTTGGAGCTTATATTATGTCTATCGAAACGGCTTTATATGCGATTTTGACTTATTTAGCAGCTGCTAAAACGGTTGATTTTGTGATAGATGGAGTAGAAGAGTATATTGGAGTAACGATTATTTCGAGACTGAATGAGAAAATCAGGTTGGCGATTACCGAAGAAATGGGTCGAGGCTGCACGATTTATCAAGGTAAGAGGGGATTTGCGAAAGCGGGTGAAAATTTGCAGGAAACCAACATTATTTTTACGGTTATTACCCGATTGGAGTTGGCTAAATTGAAAACAGAAATTGATAAAATTGACGAGAATGCTTTTATTATTATGAACAGTATCAAGGATACAAAAGGAGGAATGGTGAAGAAAAGACCATTGAAGAAATAG